Proteins from a genomic interval of Streptomyces fodineus:
- a CDS encoding 2Fe-2S iron-sulfur cluster-binding protein, with product MARFHPLPVAAADRITDDSVALTFTVPPELREEYRHAPGQHLALRRQVDGTEIRRTYSICSPAPDPAGTGPDTLRVGVRLVEGGAFSAYALKEINVGDVLEVMTPAGRFTLDPAPGLYAAVVGGSGITPVLSIVSTLLAREPAARFCLIRSDRTAASTMFLEEVADLKDRYTERLQLVTVLSREEQQAGLPSGRLDRERLTGLLPALLPADQVAGWFLCGPYGLVTGAEQALRELGVDRSRIHQEIFHVDAGAPPAATDRTPAHSTVTARLDGRGGTWPVRDGESLLETVLRNRSDAPYACKGGVCGTCRAFLVSGEVRMDRNFALETEETEAGYVLACQSHPLTERVELDFDR from the coding sequence ATGGCGCGCTTCCACCCGCTCCCGGTGGCCGCGGCCGACCGGATCACCGACGACTCCGTCGCCCTGACCTTCACCGTCCCGCCCGAACTGCGCGAGGAGTACCGGCACGCACCCGGCCAGCATCTCGCGCTGCGCCGACAGGTCGACGGCACCGAGATCCGGCGCACCTACTCGATCTGCTCCCCCGCGCCCGACCCGGCCGGCACGGGCCCGGACACCCTGCGGGTAGGCGTGCGGCTGGTGGAGGGCGGGGCCTTCTCCGCCTATGCGCTGAAGGAGATCAACGTCGGTGACGTGCTGGAGGTGATGACCCCGGCCGGCCGCTTCACTCTGGACCCGGCGCCGGGACTGTACGCGGCGGTCGTCGGCGGCAGCGGCATCACCCCGGTGCTGTCCATCGTCTCCACGCTGCTGGCACGCGAGCCGGCGGCCCGGTTCTGTCTGATACGCAGCGACCGCACGGCCGCCTCGACGATGTTCCTCGAGGAGGTCGCCGACCTGAAGGACCGCTATACCGAGCGGCTTCAGCTGGTGACGGTGCTCTCGCGCGAGGAGCAGCAGGCCGGCCTGCCGTCCGGGCGGCTCGACCGCGAGCGGCTCACCGGGCTGCTGCCCGCGCTGCTGCCGGCCGACCAGGTCGCGGGCTGGTTCCTGTGCGGGCCGTACGGGCTGGTCACGGGCGCGGAGCAGGCGCTGCGCGAGCTGGGCGTGGACCGCTCCCGTATCCACCAGGAGATCTTCCATGTGGACGCGGGCGCGCCACCGGCCGCCACCGACCGGACCCCGGCGCACAGCACGGTCACTGCCCGGCTCGACGGGCGCGGCGGCACCTGGCCGGTGCGGGATGGCGAATCCCTGCTGGAGACGGTCCTGCGCAACCGCTCCGACGCGCCCTACGCCTGCAAGGGCGGAGTCTGCGGGACATGCCGCGCCTTCCTCGTCTCCGGCGAGGTCCGCATGGACCGGAACTTCGCCCTGGAGACGGAGGAGACGGAAGCCGGCTATGTGCTGGCCTGCCAGTCGCATCCGCTGACGGAACGGGTGGAGCTGGACTTCGACCGCTGA
- a CDS encoding acyl-CoA dehydrogenase family protein, with amino-acid sequence MDFTFSEEQRAAAEAARGVFAGVVPDAVPSPALTTGAVAEGFDRELWSRLAEADLLSLLLDETHGGSGLDAIALCLVLRESAKVLARVPLLEHSAAAAAVQAFGGAELAQRLLARAGRGELVLTVAAHGRTGHDPAELAVGARRDGTGWVLEGVQTAVAWAYDADLVVVPAHVEGGAADRTVLALVPRELAGVGLAEQVSTHGERLAELRLASVQIDEGDVIEGDGAWEWLHALLATGTCALALGLGERVLDMTAEYTGKREQFGYPIATFQAVAVQAADRYIDLRAMEATLWQAAWRIASGAAGALPAAGDVAVAKIWAAEGVRRVVQTAQHLHGGFGADTDYPLHRYHAWAKHLELALGPAAAYEEKLGDLLAAHPLG; translated from the coding sequence GTGGACTTCACCTTCAGCGAGGAGCAGCGGGCGGCGGCGGAGGCGGCGCGTGGGGTGTTTGCCGGGGTGGTGCCGGATGCGGTGCCCAGTCCGGCGCTCACCACCGGTGCCGTGGCCGAGGGCTTCGACCGGGAGCTGTGGTCCCGGCTGGCCGAGGCGGACCTGCTGAGTCTGCTGCTCGACGAGACGCACGGCGGTTCCGGACTGGACGCGATCGCGCTGTGCCTGGTGCTGCGTGAGTCCGCCAAGGTGCTCGCCCGGGTGCCGCTGCTGGAGCACAGCGCGGCGGCAGCGGCCGTACAGGCTTTTGGGGGCGCGGAGTTGGCTCAGCGCCTGCTGGCGCGGGCCGGGCGGGGCGAGCTGGTGCTGACGGTCGCGGCGCACGGGCGTACGGGCCATGATCCGGCCGAACTGGCCGTCGGCGCACGGCGGGACGGTACGGGCTGGGTGCTGGAAGGGGTGCAGACGGCGGTGGCGTGGGCGTATGACGCGGACCTCGTCGTCGTACCGGCGCATGTCGAGGGTGGGGCCGCCGACCGGACCGTGCTCGCGCTGGTGCCGCGCGAGTTGGCCGGGGTGGGCCTCGCCGAGCAGGTGTCCACCCATGGGGAGCGGCTGGCCGAGCTGCGGCTGGCGTCCGTGCAGATCGACGAGGGTGACGTCATCGAGGGCGACGGCGCCTGGGAGTGGCTGCACGCGCTGCTCGCCACCGGCACCTGCGCGCTGGCGCTCGGGCTGGGCGAGCGGGTGCTGGACATGACGGCCGAATACACCGGTAAGCGGGAGCAGTTCGGGTATCCGATCGCGACCTTCCAGGCGGTGGCCGTGCAGGCCGCGGACCGGTACATCGATCTGCGCGCCATGGAGGCCACGCTCTGGCAGGCCGCGTGGCGGATCGCGTCGGGGGCGGCGGGGGCGCTGCCGGCCGCCGGGGATGTGGCGGTGGCGAAGATCTGGGCCGCGGAGGGCGTGCGCCGGGTGGTGCAGACGGCCCAGCATCTGCACGGCGGGTTCGGCGCCGACACCGACTACCCGCTGCACCGCTATCACGCCTGGGCCAAGCACCTGGAGCTGGCGCTCGGCCCGGCGGCGGCGTACGAGGAGAAGCTCGGGGATCTGCTGGCGGCCCATCCGCTGGGGTGA
- a CDS encoding rhodanese-like domain-containing protein → MPTVEVTDLKDGDFLLDVREDDEWQAGHAEGALHIPISEFVARYGELTEAAPQDGRVHVICRSGGRSAQVTMYLVQQGIDAVNVDGGMQVWQATGHPVITNDGKPGHVL, encoded by the coding sequence GTGCCCACGGTCGAGGTCACGGACCTCAAGGACGGCGACTTCCTGCTGGACGTCCGCGAGGACGACGAGTGGCAGGCGGGCCACGCCGAGGGAGCGCTGCACATCCCCATCAGCGAGTTCGTGGCCCGCTACGGCGAGCTGACCGAGGCCGCCCCGCAGGACGGCCGCGTCCACGTCATCTGCCGCTCCGGCGGCCGCTCGGCGCAGGTCACCATGTACCTGGTCCAGCAGGGCATCGACGCCGTGAACGTCGACGGCGGCATGCAGGTCTGGCAGGCCACGGGCCACCCGGTCATCACGAACGACGGCAAGCCGGGTCACGTCCTGTAG